The Fimbriimonas ginsengisoli Gsoil 348 genome window below encodes:
- a CDS encoding glycoside hydrolase: MICVAALIFAAQIPTVFIDPFGATVRWEGWGASLCWMGNPFGERDDVADSLFTTKLAQVGDQVLPGLGMTIVRYNAGACSPNEVDGRRMVLSKNVLPFRQIEGYWLDPAKGESGWDWSRDKAQRAMMLKAKARGANRFELFSNSPMWWMCVNGNPSGAAKATDDNLRPDMYGAFATYLATIAAHSKKHWGVAFTSVEPFNEPASNYWSATGRQEGCHFSPATQAAFLPILRAELDRQGLRRLPIVASDETSFDQALSTWHALGEDAKALISRVNVHGYPHTEGSRAAFAEAIAGKSRWNSEHGDGDATGLSTARELSLDLNVLRASAWCYWQPLDGGGWGLMDSDMVAAKIKQANPKYFVLAHYMRHLRPGMALLSTSDPHVVAAYDARKRKLVIVVENEKEASTKLLDLSAFHIGRRVAKRWITTPKGAERYEKVDDLVFEPGSLKIELPASSVQTFEFPEVTLPKVASRR; the protein is encoded by the coding sequence ATGATCTGCGTGGCCGCCCTCATTTTTGCTGCGCAGATCCCCACCGTCTTCATCGACCCATTCGGCGCGACGGTTCGGTGGGAGGGCTGGGGCGCCTCTTTGTGCTGGATGGGAAATCCGTTCGGTGAGCGCGACGACGTCGCGGATTCCTTATTCACGACAAAGCTCGCCCAGGTTGGCGACCAGGTCCTCCCCGGGCTTGGCATGACAATCGTGCGATACAACGCCGGCGCCTGCAGCCCGAACGAAGTCGATGGACGGCGAATGGTTCTCTCCAAGAACGTGCTGCCTTTCCGACAGATAGAGGGGTACTGGCTGGACCCGGCCAAGGGGGAATCGGGCTGGGATTGGAGCCGCGACAAAGCCCAACGCGCCATGATGCTCAAAGCCAAGGCGCGCGGAGCGAACCGCTTTGAGCTCTTTTCCAATTCGCCGATGTGGTGGATGTGCGTCAACGGCAATCCATCCGGAGCGGCGAAAGCCACCGACGACAACCTGCGTCCGGATATGTACGGCGCGTTTGCTACCTACCTTGCCACCATCGCCGCCCATTCCAAGAAGCATTGGGGCGTGGCTTTCACAAGCGTCGAGCCATTCAACGAGCCCGCCTCCAACTATTGGAGCGCCACCGGCCGGCAGGAAGGATGCCATTTCTCACCCGCAACGCAGGCCGCTTTCCTTCCTATCCTGCGTGCCGAGCTCGACCGGCAAGGACTACGGCGATTACCGATCGTGGCCTCCGACGAAACCTCTTTCGATCAAGCGCTTTCAACCTGGCACGCGCTCGGTGAAGATGCCAAGGCCCTGATCTCGCGGGTAAACGTTCACGGCTATCCCCACACGGAGGGCTCTCGCGCCGCCTTCGCCGAGGCAATCGCGGGAAAGAGCCGCTGGAATTCCGAGCACGGCGACGGCGACGCGACTGGACTCTCCACCGCCCGCGAGCTGAGCCTGGACCTGAACGTCTTACGCGCATCCGCGTGGTGCTATTGGCAACCTTTGGACGGCGGAGGATGGGGTCTGATGGACTCCGACATGGTTGCTGCGAAGATCAAGCAAGCCAATCCGAAGTATTTCGTCCTCGCCCACTACATGCGCCATCTTCGACCAGGGATGGCGCTATTGTCCACCAGCGATCCGCACGTCGTAGCGGCTTACGACGCTCGAAAGCGAAAGCTTGTGATCGTCGTCGAAAACGAGAAAGAGGCCTCTACCAAGCTCCTCGACCTGTCGGCTTTCCACATTGGACGACGGGTCGCCAAGCGGTGGATCACCACCCCGAAAGGCGCGGAGCGCTACGAAAAGGTCGACGATCTGGTTTTTGAACCCGGCTCCCTCAAGATCGAGCTGCCCGCTTCCTCGGTCCAAACGTTTGAATTCCCCGAAGTCACGCTCCCGAAGGTTGCCTCTCGGAGGTGA
- a CDS encoding helix-turn-helix domain-containing protein codes for MDTLSRTEAEYIEAISKVVRFVQLALDEPLTPRQLAGVAGFSPHHFHRIFRAVVGESVMDFVRRLRLERAAYRLKTSQDSVASIAFEGGYGSQEAFARVFQVYFGQAPRDYRQSHLAHRIPSVSTLHYEPEGVGQILGVADSDMLTHEGLCAAHRQWPDRFESHCEGLMAILTGFSLFVFPPPPQEIIMTEAHSDIDREIEALHKEVEIAKQRLTEARRRRPKEPVIDYVLRNTDGSEVRLSELFGDKDDLIVIHNMGTGCSSCTMWADGFSGLAPHVMDRAAFVVCSPDKPEVQKRIAQRRNWSFRMVSAYESPFFHDMGFWGNGPWPGVSTFRREPDGSIVRIAKAVFDAGDDFCAVWPLLDLLQDGANGWDPKFSYGEVTQ; via the coding sequence ATGGATACGTTGAGCCGCACCGAAGCCGAATACATCGAAGCGATCTCCAAGGTCGTTCGATTCGTTCAGCTCGCGCTCGACGAGCCGCTTACGCCGCGCCAGTTGGCCGGGGTAGCGGGGTTTTCTCCGCACCACTTTCACCGGATTTTCCGGGCCGTGGTCGGGGAGTCGGTGATGGATTTCGTCCGGCGCTTGCGACTCGAGCGCGCGGCTTACCGGCTCAAGACGAGTCAAGATTCCGTGGCCTCCATCGCCTTCGAAGGGGGTTACGGTTCGCAGGAGGCGTTCGCGCGGGTCTTCCAGGTCTACTTCGGCCAGGCCCCGCGCGACTATCGCCAAAGCCACCTAGCGCACCGGATTCCGAGCGTATCCACGCTTCACTACGAGCCGGAGGGGGTGGGCCAGATCTTAGGCGTCGCCGACTCCGATATGCTCACCCACGAAGGTCTTTGCGCCGCCCATCGGCAATGGCCAGACCGATTCGAGAGCCACTGCGAGGGGCTTATGGCGATCCTCACCGGCTTCTCGCTCTTCGTTTTTCCCCCACCCCCTCAGGAGATCATCATGACTGAAGCCCATTCCGACATAGACCGCGAGATCGAAGCTCTGCACAAAGAGGTCGAGATCGCCAAGCAGCGGCTTACCGAGGCGCGCCGACGTCGGCCGAAAGAGCCGGTGATTGACTACGTTCTGCGAAACACCGACGGATCCGAGGTACGGCTCTCCGAGTTGTTCGGAGATAAAGACGACCTCATCGTCATCCACAACATGGGCACCGGCTGCTCCTCCTGCACGATGTGGGCGGATGGGTTCAGCGGCCTGGCGCCGCACGTGATGGATCGTGCCGCGTTCGTGGTCTGCTCGCCGGATAAGCCGGAAGTCCAGAAGCGGATCGCCCAACGGCGGAACTGGAGCTTCCGAATGGTCTCCGCCTACGAAAGCCCCTTCTTCCACGACATGGGGTTCTGGGGGAACGGACCGTGGCCAGGGGTTTCCACCTTCCGGCGCGAGCCCGACGGGTCCATCGTCCGCATCGCCAAGGCCGTGTTCGACGCCGGCGACGATTTCTGTGCCGTCTGGCCGCTCCTCGATCTTTTGCAAGATGGAGCGAACGGCTGGGATCCCAAATTCAGCTATGGAGAAGTAACCCAGTGA
- a CDS encoding DUF899 domain-containing protein yields MTTEAPAQHQVVSLSEWIAAGKDLLQKEKEFTRARDALSAARRDLPWVKVESDYVFEGPDGPVSLSELFDGRSQLIVYHYMYAPGWDEGCIGCSFVCDHVDSARQHFEHHDVAYVAVSRAPLAEFQEFKKRMGWSFRWVSSAKNSFNYDYGVSYRKEELEKGPVLHNFTMQKLSGEEQPGLSVFTKDADGNIYRTYSSYERGLDLLIGAYNYLDLTPKGRNETGPMSWLNFHDRYED; encoded by the coding sequence ATGACAACCGAAGCCCCCGCCCAACATCAAGTCGTTTCCCTCAGCGAGTGGATCGCCGCCGGAAAGGATCTCTTACAAAAGGAGAAGGAGTTCACCCGAGCCCGCGACGCCCTGAGCGCCGCCCGCCGTGACCTGCCTTGGGTCAAAGTGGAATCCGACTACGTATTCGAAGGCCCCGACGGTCCCGTAAGCCTTTCCGAGCTATTCGACGGCCGCAGCCAATTGATCGTGTACCACTACATGTATGCGCCCGGTTGGGACGAAGGATGTATCGGCTGCTCGTTCGTATGCGACCACGTCGATAGCGCCCGGCAACACTTCGAGCACCACGACGTCGCTTATGTCGCAGTCTCCCGCGCTCCGCTCGCCGAGTTTCAGGAGTTCAAGAAGCGGATGGGTTGGAGCTTCCGTTGGGTGTCGTCGGCCAAGAACAGCTTCAACTACGATTACGGTGTCTCGTACCGGAAGGAAGAGCTCGAAAAAGGGCCGGTCCTGCACAACTTCACGATGCAGAAGCTGTCCGGTGAGGAGCAACCGGGGCTGAGCGTGTTCACCAAGGATGCGGACGGCAACATCTACCGGACCTACTCGAGCTATGAGCGCGGCCTCGACCTCCTCATCGGCGCCTACAACTACCTCGACCTCACGCCCAAGGGGCGCAACGAAACCGGTCCGATGAGCTGGCTGAACTTCCACGACCGGTACGAAGACTGA
- a CDS encoding redoxin domain-containing protein: protein MRTKPWKMEGIGDTPFPVTAKNAEVQLWFNQGEALLHSFWFEEAERSFRWCLKLDPDCAMAYWGLARTGLTWFVSGDVASPQYQRYRDFLKEAMKRKDSVSERERLYIEAWNEAYAPGEKERFKILSRRLQEIVLKFPDDLEAKALLGLYNIGQGSAYANELIIQQVLAKNPMHPGAHHARIHNWDDVDAVQALQSCRLYGASAPGIGHALHMPGHAYSKIGMWHEAARAMDAATRTELRYMNDRLALPYETWNYSHNRNYLCYLQEQLGMAAASIRGGQDLMSAPTDPENKEEAAAGFSDQGVIALARAHIKFQRWDEILKPGTIGWPADDYSQAFRAFAETIALTGKGESRAARERLAEFQAAVHKLAEKEKEAESWFSLHLKAAEGEVLLAEGNSLDGQRLLLEAAATEQTLRDKHQYSNDPPDMPWPIMRLVGDLHLRRGDARLAIEAYERALKNEANDGFTLAGLARAWNLAGDKDKAREYAGRLEYEWSGADPGLRWLAEVRALGLNATPIARTPGAERPYRPEELASYGPSNWAPFAAPKLECLDVNGKPVRLENYRGKNVLLVFYLNEGCVHCVEQLEKINERAADLLKEDTVVLAVSSTPPAKNKESMKLGKLGLQLLSDRNHENARRYASYDDFEELELHSTILIDAQGRVRWKRTGGDPFTNIDFLMRELKRINGPH from the coding sequence ATGCGCACGAAGCCTTGGAAGATGGAAGGGATCGGCGACACCCCTTTCCCAGTGACCGCGAAGAACGCCGAAGTTCAGTTGTGGTTCAACCAGGGCGAGGCGTTACTGCACAGTTTCTGGTTTGAGGAAGCCGAGCGCTCTTTCCGCTGGTGTCTCAAGTTGGATCCCGATTGCGCGATGGCCTATTGGGGATTGGCCCGGACCGGGTTGACTTGGTTCGTTTCCGGGGATGTCGCTAGCCCGCAATACCAGCGGTATCGCGACTTTCTCAAAGAGGCGATGAAGAGGAAGGATTCTGTCTCCGAGCGGGAGCGATTGTATATCGAGGCATGGAACGAGGCGTACGCTCCCGGAGAAAAGGAACGGTTCAAAATCCTCTCCCGCCGACTGCAAGAGATCGTTCTTAAGTTCCCCGACGACCTCGAGGCCAAGGCGCTGCTTGGGCTTTACAACATCGGCCAGGGAAGCGCCTACGCGAACGAGCTGATCATACAGCAGGTGCTTGCCAAGAATCCGATGCATCCTGGCGCGCACCACGCTCGAATCCATAACTGGGACGACGTGGACGCGGTGCAGGCGCTTCAGAGCTGCCGGTTATACGGCGCTTCCGCGCCGGGCATCGGCCATGCGCTACACATGCCGGGGCACGCCTACAGCAAGATCGGCATGTGGCACGAGGCGGCGCGAGCGATGGACGCCGCCACTCGTACCGAGCTTCGGTACATGAACGACCGGCTCGCCCTGCCGTACGAAACGTGGAACTACTCGCATAACCGAAACTATCTCTGCTACCTGCAAGAACAGCTAGGAATGGCGGCCGCCAGCATTCGGGGAGGGCAAGACCTGATGAGCGCGCCGACTGACCCGGAGAACAAGGAAGAGGCGGCGGCCGGATTCAGCGACCAGGGGGTCATCGCATTGGCGCGAGCGCACATCAAGTTCCAGCGATGGGATGAGATCCTGAAACCAGGAACGATCGGATGGCCGGCCGACGATTACAGCCAGGCTTTCCGAGCGTTCGCGGAGACGATCGCGCTCACCGGGAAAGGGGAGTCGCGCGCGGCGCGAGAAAGGCTCGCCGAATTTCAGGCCGCAGTCCATAAGCTGGCCGAAAAGGAGAAGGAAGCGGAAAGCTGGTTCTCGCTCCACCTCAAGGCTGCCGAGGGGGAAGTGCTTCTTGCCGAAGGAAATTCGCTGGACGGGCAGCGGCTGCTTTTGGAAGCAGCCGCAACTGAACAAACCCTACGCGACAAGCACCAATATTCGAACGACCCGCCCGATATGCCGTGGCCGATCATGCGGCTGGTCGGCGATCTACACCTTCGAAGGGGCGATGCCCGTTTGGCAATCGAGGCGTACGAACGGGCGCTGAAAAACGAGGCGAACGATGGATTCACCCTCGCCGGACTGGCTCGCGCTTGGAACTTGGCGGGCGATAAAGACAAGGCTCGGGAGTACGCGGGAAGATTGGAATACGAGTGGTCGGGAGCCGACCCTGGCCTGAGATGGCTGGCTGAGGTACGGGCACTGGGATTGAACGCGACGCCGATTGCCCGTACCCCGGGAGCAGAGCGACCTTACCGACCCGAAGAACTGGCTAGCTACGGTCCAAGCAACTGGGCGCCGTTCGCCGCGCCGAAGTTGGAGTGCCTCGACGTGAATGGGAAACCGGTCAGGCTCGAAAATTATCGAGGGAAGAACGTGCTCCTCGTCTTCTACTTAAACGAGGGGTGCGTTCACTGCGTGGAGCAACTGGAGAAGATCAACGAGCGGGCGGCCGATCTCCTCAAGGAAGACACCGTCGTCTTGGCGGTGAGCAGTACGCCGCCGGCCAAGAACAAGGAGTCGATGAAGCTGGGCAAACTTGGACTTCAACTGCTATCCGACCGAAACCATGAGAACGCTCGCCGGTACGCATCGTACGACGACTTCGAAGAGTTAGAGCTGCACTCGACGATCCTGATCGACGCGCAGGGTCGAGTTCGCTGGAAGCGAACCGGGGGCGACCCGTTCACAAACATCGACTTCCTAATGCGGGAGCTGAAGCGGATCAACGGTCCCCACTAG
- a CDS encoding LacI family DNA-binding transcriptional regulator, which yields MSNASEKQTGRATLIEVATRAGVSATTASLVLSGKARSRRISADAHSRVQLAAEELNYAPNLLVRSLRRGRTHIVSFYNAFRTRESHDMYMDKLSAAVEYAGGTLGYDILVHCRFGRSPKETYEFLNGGLADGVLLFAPRLDDPMVALLRRSNLPVVLLNTRDPLREFPSVADDGLTGITSVAEALVGAGHRHIAAVSSEGPTVRDGNLRITRLKTELGRLGVDLPDEHIFDSGKDYVELVTRILNTAPQTTALFCWHDRLAYQVLEACEILKISIPSRLSIVGYDGLRWPSSTSHTAASVHVQLDLLAERGMHLLDQYIQGYQGPLLEESMPTLFDPGTTLRPPKQS from the coding sequence ATGTCGAACGCTTCGGAAAAACAAACGGGAAGAGCGACTCTTATCGAGGTCGCGACTCGTGCCGGCGTCTCGGCTACCACGGCTTCGCTGGTGCTCTCCGGAAAGGCTCGCAGTCGGCGAATCAGCGCGGATGCCCACTCCCGAGTGCAGCTCGCCGCCGAGGAGCTGAACTATGCGCCCAACCTTTTGGTTCGGTCCCTTCGGCGCGGACGGACCCACATCGTCTCTTTCTACAATGCGTTCCGGACTCGTGAATCGCACGACATGTACATGGACAAACTGTCGGCGGCGGTGGAGTACGCCGGCGGGACTCTCGGTTACGACATCCTCGTCCATTGCCGCTTCGGCCGCAGCCCGAAAGAGACGTACGAGTTCCTAAACGGAGGACTCGCGGATGGGGTTCTGCTCTTCGCCCCTCGCCTCGACGATCCGATGGTGGCGCTGCTCCGGCGGAGCAATCTGCCGGTGGTTCTCCTCAACACCCGCGATCCGCTAAGAGAATTTCCATCGGTGGCCGACGACGGATTAACCGGCATCACGTCGGTCGCCGAGGCGCTGGTCGGCGCTGGGCACCGCCATATCGCCGCGGTTTCCAGCGAGGGGCCGACGGTTCGAGACGGCAACCTTCGAATTACCCGTTTGAAAACGGAACTTGGTCGACTCGGAGTCGATCTCCCCGACGAACACATCTTCGACAGCGGCAAAGATTACGTGGAGCTCGTAACGAGGATTTTAAACACCGCGCCCCAGACGACCGCACTGTTCTGCTGGCACGACCGGCTGGCTTATCAGGTCCTGGAAGCGTGCGAGATTCTCAAAATTTCTATTCCATCCCGCCTTAGCATCGTTGGCTACGATGGCCTTAGATGGCCCTCTTCAACCAGCCACACGGCGGCTTCCGTGCATGTTCAACTCGACCTCTTGGCCGAGCGAGGCATGCACCTTCTCGACCAGTACATTCAGGGCTATCAAGGACCGCTCCTCGAAGAGTCCATGCCCACTCTTTTCGATCCTGGGACCACGTTGCGTCCTCCTAAGCAATCTTAA
- a CDS encoding prepilin-type N-terminal cleavage/methylation domain-containing protein: MNHRHQRHSSGFTLIELLVVIAIIAILAAILFPVFAQAKMAAKKTADLSGVKQLALGIAMYGGDTDDTYPFCWGWNTEWKPWHQQVDPYVKNIPIWKSPVDNWGRGNEGSDAGCLTGKPTRGVTYSMAFTWPAFGSATGDWWGPSSEGCQMSVTCDSGGSSQTAVPAPASTISIAPRPNWYHQWCEGWATEVFFNYGEFNMKGGGATMFNGGANYGLADGHAKFLKKDATLAPQGSQATTPKPSYWPNDPVNWPWPVGMWDKRQ; the protein is encoded by the coding sequence ATGAACCATCGCCATCAACGTCACTCGAGCGGTTTCACGCTCATCGAACTCCTCGTCGTCATCGCGATCATCGCGATCCTCGCCGCTATCCTGTTCCCGGTCTTCGCTCAGGCGAAGATGGCCGCTAAAAAGACGGCCGATCTGTCCGGCGTAAAGCAGTTGGCCCTCGGAATCGCCATGTACGGCGGCGACACCGACGATACGTACCCTTTCTGCTGGGGTTGGAACACGGAGTGGAAGCCTTGGCATCAACAGGTCGATCCCTACGTCAAGAACATCCCGATTTGGAAGTCGCCCGTCGACAACTGGGGTCGCGGCAATGAGGGAAGCGACGCCGGTTGTCTGACCGGTAAGCCCACTCGCGGAGTCACGTACTCGATGGCGTTCACCTGGCCGGCGTTCGGCAGCGCCACCGGCGATTGGTGGGGTCCCAGTTCGGAAGGATGCCAGATGTCGGTGACCTGCGATTCCGGCGGCTCGAGCCAGACCGCGGTTCCCGCTCCGGCGTCGACCATCTCCATCGCCCCGAGGCCGAACTGGTACCACCAGTGGTGCGAGGGATGGGCAACCGAAGTGTTCTTCAACTACGGTGAATTCAACATGAAGGGTGGCGGCGCGACCATGTTCAATGGCGGCGCAAACTACGGCTTGGCCGACGGCCACGCGAAGTTCCTGAAGAAAGACGCGACCCTCGCGCCTCAGGGAAGTCAGGCCACGACTCCGAAACCGTCCTACTGGCCGAACGATCCGGTGAACTGGCCGTGGCCCGTCGGAATGTGGGACAAGCGACAGTAG
- a CDS encoding SDR family oxidoreductase, with protein sequence MTIAITGSTGRLGPLVVDRLKARVPASDLVALARTPSKAEGLGVNVRKADFDRPETLGPALGGVDTLLFISASEVGKRLAQHRNVIEAAKQAGVKWIIYTSLLRADASSLSLAEEHFGTEEALRASGIPITILRNGWYTENYTDQIPGALAAGALIGSAGNGRISGASRPDYADAAVAVALGTGHEGRTYELAGDGSFTLNELAAEVSRQTGRTIPYKDLPLEEYAAALASFGLPDGLAHAIASWDVGASQGALFDEGHQLSNLIGRPTTPMAVTVAETLKSLP encoded by the coding sequence ATGACCATTGCTATTACTGGATCTACTGGGCGACTCGGCCCCCTTGTCGTCGATCGGCTAAAGGCGCGGGTGCCCGCTTCGGACCTGGTCGCGCTTGCGCGGACGCCCTCCAAGGCAGAGGGGCTCGGGGTAAACGTTCGTAAAGCGGACTTCGATCGGCCCGAGACGCTCGGGCCAGCTCTCGGGGGAGTCGACACGCTGCTCTTTATCTCGGCGAGCGAGGTCGGTAAGCGGCTCGCGCAACATCGGAACGTCATCGAAGCCGCCAAGCAGGCGGGGGTGAAGTGGATTATCTACACAAGCCTGCTGCGGGCCGATGCGTCGTCCCTGAGTCTCGCGGAAGAACACTTTGGGACGGAAGAGGCGCTACGGGCGTCCGGGATCCCGATTACCATCCTTCGCAACGGATGGTACACCGAGAACTACACGGACCAGATACCCGGTGCGCTCGCGGCAGGGGCCTTGATCGGCAGCGCCGGCAACGGTCGGATTTCGGGCGCGAGCCGCCCCGACTATGCCGATGCCGCCGTCGCCGTAGCGCTCGGAACGGGGCACGAAGGACGGACCTATGAGCTTGCCGGGGACGGTTCGTTCACGTTGAACGAACTCGCGGCCGAGGTTTCGCGCCAGACCGGCCGAACTATCCCGTACAAGGACTTGCCGCTGGAAGAGTATGCGGCGGCGCTGGCGAGCTTTGGGTTACCCGACGGGCTGGCGCACGCGATCGCTAGCTGGGACGTCGGCGCCTCGCAGGGTGCGTTGTTCGACGAAGGTCATCAGCTCTCCAATCTGATCGGTCGGCCGACAACCCCGATGGCGGTGACCGTGGCTGAGACGCTTAAGAGTCTCCCCTAG
- a CDS encoding bifunctional YncE family protein/alkaline phosphatase family protein → MNRGYLILSLVAVGAVSFATYRAVTKAKPVVHPGPNLLMNGWGITPVGNHVRIGDMALKMVFSPDRKQLVTTTLGFGGVHVTTLDAATHQVIQTVDLEKVWNGIAFSPDGKTLYISGGNSGKLLAFDYDAGKLTKRNEIKGPEYAFISGLAVSPKTGRIYACNESFNQLYALEPGTLKVLGIVNTGSNPHSCCLGEDGRHLYISNWGSNSVTVVDTQTNAHVRDIRVGIRPNDMALAPDGRLFVACAGDNTVHVIQTRSLEAAVGGPTRATRPPEGVREVLNTAIEPTLLEGSSPVAVSVAPDGKTLYVANADNNDVLVADISDPKTTTIQGFIPTGWYPTAVAAGESQLYVAVGKGLHSRANYPSKVANPEEGRQGQKFDYTGNCFEGYVSAIPIGSAPALTAWTRQVRANIPFRVDNVLRTAAKSDSIVPDATNKPSPIDHVLYVIMENRTYDQVFGDMKEGNGEPYLCMYGEKVTPNRHKLAREYTLLDNLYCNGEVSYDGHSWCDGAIATDEMQKQWTSGYSDHGDIVNGEELQVPAAGYLWDLARRHGLSVKAYGEGDSDYLGGHAVPVDSRGTWSEGRDMNRVDGWIKDLHKAETTGKLPSFMIMSLGEDHTSGTRPGSFTPEACVASNDVAIGKIIAAASRSKFWKSTAIFFVEDDAQDGPDHVDAHRTFGLVVSPWVKRHAVDHTMYSQVSMVRTIELLLGLPPMTQYDAAATPMFGVFGRKADTTPYQPAPAQVDLQAKNSPKAPGAKESMAMNLTEYDKAPADALNQILWAAAKGPNVPYPALHRTFGK, encoded by the coding sequence ATGAATCGCGGGTACCTGATTCTCTCGCTGGTCGCTGTCGGCGCCGTTTCCTTTGCCACCTACCGTGCCGTCACGAAGGCGAAGCCGGTCGTTCACCCCGGGCCGAACCTTCTGATGAATGGGTGGGGCATTACGCCGGTGGGAAACCACGTCCGGATCGGCGATATGGCGCTCAAGATGGTCTTTTCGCCCGACCGCAAGCAGCTTGTCACCACCACCCTCGGCTTCGGCGGCGTGCATGTGACCACCCTCGACGCCGCTACCCACCAAGTCATCCAAACCGTCGACCTCGAAAAGGTGTGGAACGGTATCGCCTTCAGTCCCGACGGAAAAACGCTCTACATTTCCGGCGGCAACTCCGGAAAGCTCCTGGCCTTCGATTACGACGCCGGCAAGCTGACGAAGCGAAACGAGATCAAGGGGCCCGAATACGCTTTTATCTCCGGCCTCGCCGTCAGTCCCAAAACGGGTCGGATCTACGCGTGCAACGAGTCATTCAACCAGCTCTACGCCTTGGAACCGGGCACCTTGAAAGTGCTCGGAATCGTGAACACCGGAAGCAATCCCCATAGCTGCTGCCTCGGCGAAGATGGCCGCCACCTGTACATCAGCAATTGGGGAAGCAATAGCGTCACCGTCGTGGACACCCAGACGAACGCCCACGTCCGCGACATCCGGGTCGGCATCCGGCCGAACGACATGGCGCTCGCGCCCGACGGTCGCCTTTTCGTCGCCTGCGCGGGCGACAACACCGTGCATGTCATCCAAACCCGATCCCTGGAAGCGGCGGTTGGCGGCCCAACCCGCGCCACCCGGCCTCCAGAAGGGGTCCGCGAAGTGCTCAATACGGCGATCGAACCGACCCTCCTCGAAGGAAGCTCCCCCGTCGCCGTCTCCGTCGCCCCCGACGGCAAGACCCTGTACGTGGCCAACGCGGACAATAACGACGTCCTCGTCGCCGATATCTCCGATCCTAAGACGACAACCATTCAAGGCTTCATCCCCACGGGTTGGTATCCCACCGCCGTCGCCGCTGGCGAGTCCCAGCTATACGTTGCCGTCGGTAAAGGTCTCCACTCTCGCGCCAATTACCCGAGCAAGGTCGCCAATCCGGAAGAGGGAAGGCAGGGTCAAAAATTCGACTACACCGGTAACTGCTTCGAAGGGTACGTCAGCGCGATTCCAATCGGGAGCGCCCCGGCGCTCACCGCTTGGACCCGGCAGGTACGGGCCAACATCCCGTTCCGGGTCGACAACGTCTTGCGCACCGCCGCGAAGAGCGATTCGATCGTTCCCGACGCCACCAACAAGCCGTCTCCCATCGACCACGTCCTCTACGTGATCATGGAAAACCGCACGTACGATCAGGTGTTTGGCGACATGAAGGAAGGGAACGGCGAACCGTATCTCTGCATGTACGGCGAGAAAGTAACGCCGAACCGCCACAAGCTCGCCCGCGAATACACCCTGCTGGACAACCTCTACTGCAACGGCGAAGTGAGCTACGACGGCCATAGCTGGTGCGACGGGGCGATCGCGACGGATGAGATGCAGAAGCAGTGGACCTCCGGCTACTCCGACCACGGCGATATCGTCAATGGGGAAGAGCTTCAGGTTCCCGCCGCCGGCTACCTCTGGGACCTGGCCCGCCGTCATGGACTCTCCGTAAAGGCGTACGGCGAGGGAGACTCCGACTATCTGGGCGGCCATGCCGTCCCGGTCGATAGTCGCGGCACCTGGTCCGAGGGACGCGATATGAACCGCGTGGATGGCTGGATCAAGGATCTTCACAAAGCGGAAACCACCGGGAAGTTGCCCAGCTTCATGATCATGTCGCTTGGCGAGGACCACACCAGCGGTACCCGGCCCGGTTCCTTCACTCCGGAGGCGTGCGTGGCGAGCAACGACGTCGCCATCGGCAAGATCATCGCCGCCGCCAGCCGGAGCAAGTTCTGGAAATCCACCGCGATCTTCTTCGTGGAGGACGACGCTCAAGACGGCCCCGACCACGTGGACGCTCACCGAACGTTCGGCCTCGTCGTTAGCCCGTGGGTCAAGCGTCACGCCGTCGACCATACGATGTACAGCCAAGTGAGCATGGTACGGACCATCGAACTCCTCCTCGGCCTCCCGCCGATGACCCAGTACGATGCCGCCGCCACCCCCATGTTTGGAGTCTTCGGTCGAAAAGCCGACACCACCCCCTACCAACCGGCCCCCGCCCAAGTCGACCTCCAAGCCAAGAACTCCCCCAAAGCCCCCGGCGCCAAGGAATCGATGGCGATGAACCTGACGGAATACGACAAAGCCCCCGCCGACGCCCTAAACCAAATCCTCTGGGCCGCCGCCAAAGGCCCCAACGTCCCCTACCCCGCCCTCCACCGAACGTTTGGAAAGTAG